A stretch of Garra rufa chromosome 11, GarRuf1.0, whole genome shotgun sequence DNA encodes these proteins:
- the LOC141346215 gene encoding uncharacterized protein produces MSETETPPEDYSTDSDSPAVEPTNAPQDPTNAPQDPTIGCSWAVATFHAQFAAPFHTPPSAARSPTHLTPPRPESSQPKSTSYVPRLMDTPATPSLRRRTPASNSQVCADFNAGRCITHGFHPGILSLPSQSLVCPNLNSAVTEPEVVDDLIKKEIESSFMIGPFPTPPFPIFRVSPIGIATRKFSGKKRLIIDLSSPHNSPFPSINSLIPLEEFSLHYHDVDQAITLIKKAGRGAWLAKVDITSAFKVMPIHPDFWHLFGIRWKNKFYFAVRLTFGCRSSPKIFDTLSEAICWILSNNYNIPYLIHLLDDFLIISPADSVPAAHLLTTQKLFSELGVPLAKEKTEGPATSIEFLGINLDSQKFQASLPKEKIDRTILVASTLITSSSCSKRELLSVLGHLNFAMRIIPQGRPFISHLLSLASSAHALEDRISLTDSCRNELSLWISFLKQWNGLSFFYTNLISSPIDIQLYTDAAPSVGFGGFLRGRWFASTWPPELAHLPQQLSSSVLFELYPLVVAASLWGKEWSATSILVHCDNEATVYCINKGRSHSPALMPLLRRLIWISAGDQFIITAKHIPGSKNQIADSLSRFAFQKFRSLAPEADPLPTPVPPYSELIFP; encoded by the exons ATGTCCGAGACCGAAACGCCTCCCGAGGACTACTCCACGGACTCTGATAGTCCTGCCGTCGAGCCCACCAACGCTCCGCAGGACCCCACAAACGCTCCGCAGGACCCCACAATAGGGTGTTCCTGGGCTGTCGCAACATTTCATGCGCAGTTTGCCGCTCCTTTTCACACCCCACCCTCAGCCGCCCGTTCACCAACCCATCTAACCCCCCCCCGCCCTGAATCTTCTCAGCCCAAGTCCACGAGCTATGTCCCACGCCTCATGGACACCCCAGCCACTCCCTCTCTTCGCCGCCGCACACCTGCCTCCAACAGCCAGGTCTGCGCTGACTTTAACGCCGGCAGAT GTATTACGCACGGCTTCCACCCTGGCATTCTAAGTCTCCCCTCCCAAAGCCTCGTCTGCCCAAATCTCAACTCTGCTGTCACCGAACCTGAAGTTGTCGACGACCTGATCAAAAAGGAAATCGAGTCCAGTTTCATGATCGGCCCCTTTCCCACCCCCCCCTTCCCCATTtttcgagtcagccccatcggcatAGCCACCAGGAAATTCTCAGGCAAAAAACGCCTTATAATTGATCTGTCATCTCCCCACAATTCCCCATTCccaagcattaacagcctcatcccGCTCGAAGAGTTCTCTCTTCATTACCACGACGTTGACCAAGCCATCACGCTGATTAAAAAGGCTGGTCGCGgcgcttggctggccaaagtcgacattactTCCGCCTTCAAAGTAATGCCCATCCACCCtgatttctggcacttatttggcatCCGCTGGAAAAACAAATTTTATTTCGCCGTCCGCCTCACGttcggctgcagaagcagccctAAAATTTTCGACACTTTgtcggaggcaatttgctggatcctctccaacaacTACAACATTCCCTATCTGATCCATCTCCTAGACGATTTTTTAATCATCTCGCCTGCAGACTCCGTCCCAGCCGCCCACCTCTTGACAAcccaaaagctgttttctgagcttgGGGTTCCCCTCGCTAAGGAAAAAACAGAGGGCCCTGCCACTTCTATCGAATTTTTGGGTATCAATTTGGATTCCCAAAAATTCCAGGCCTCCCTTCCTAAGGAAAAAATTGACAGAACAATTCTGGTAGCCTCCACCCTGATAACCAGCTCTAGCTGTTCAAAACGCGAGCTGTTATCCGTCCTGGGCCATCTAAATTTTGCCATGCGCATCATCCcccaaggccgccccttcatctcccatctcctctccctcGCTTCCTCTGCCCACGCCCTCGAGGACCGGATTTCCTTAACTGACTCGTGTCGCAACGAGCTCAGTTTATGGATCTCCTTCCTCAAGCAATGGAACGGCCTATCTTTCTTTTACACCAACCTGATATCTTCCCCTATCGATATCCAATTATACACAGACGCCGCCCCCTCCGTCGGCTTCGGAGGTTTTCTCCGAGGTCGCTGGTTCGCCTCCACATGGCCCCCCGAGCTGGCCCATTTGCCCCAGCAGCTATCGTCCTCTGTGCTTTTCGAGCTCTATCCGCTAGTGGTCGCTGCTTCCCTATGGGGAAAAgagtggtccgccaccagcattCTCGTTCACTGCGACAACGAAGCTACGGTGTACTGCATCAATAAGGGTCGTTCTCATTCCCCCGCCCTCATGCCTTTGCTAAGACGCTTGATTTGGATTTCGGCTGGTGACCAATTCATAATAACTGCTAAACACATCCCCGGTTCTAAGAACCAAATCGCTGACTCTCTTTCTCGCTTTGCtttccagaaattcagatcgctggctccagaggcggacccgctcccaactccagttcctccctattcagaactgatattcccgtAA